TTGATCGTCGAGGCCGTACGAATGACGCCGAGCTTCTAGGCGCCTTCCGAAGGGGGCTGCGGAGCCGGTGCCGGACGACGCGGGGCAGGCGCGGGGCGAGCGATGGCGGGGCGCGTCACGTGAGCCGTCGTGGAAGCCGCGGTCTTAGCGTTCGGCTGCGAGGCCGCAGGCTTCGAGGTCGCGATCGGTCGGCCGGCGACGGGGGCTCGCGAGGCGACGCCGTTCTGCACGTTCGTCGTGTGCGTTGCGCCGTTGGTGGAAGAACCGTTGCGAGCCGAGCCGTTGGCAGCGATGCCGGAAGTGCCGTTCGTGCGTGCGGCGGGGGCTTGCGCCGGCTGCAGGGGCTTGCTCGCGGCAGCCGTTCGCAAGGGTGTGGTTCGCGAAGGCGACGTGCGTGAAGTCGATGTTCGCGACTGCGTTGCCGTCGAGCGAACCGCGGTCTGCGCCTTCGACTTGTTGGCCTTTAGGCGAACTGCTTTGAGCAGCGCCTTGATCAGTTGGTCTTTGCGCATCGAATGCCAGCCGGGGACACGGCGATTCTTCGCCATTTCGGCTAGGTCTTTGGCGCTATAGCTATTGAGAGTTTCGGCGGTCATCAGGCGGCGTCTCCCGACCAGGGGCTCCGCACACTCCGTAGCCGGAGTACGTGCGCAAGCCGATGCCATGAATTACGTCGTCCCTGACCGTCCGACGGAGATGCCGTACCACGCCGACTGTCCTAGTCGGTCGCAGTCGAACCGAGCGAAGGTTGGGGAAACCTTGACGCGCGATTCCAAGACAAGTCCGTTTATGCCGAGTTTCAAACCGCGAGCCGACAGAGGATGCCGGTCGCAATCCGAAGTGCATCACTTCCCTCGTAGGCGGGACTCCTCGCGACGTCGGGCTAGTGCCCTGTCGCGACAAGCACGAGAGAGGAAAGAAAAGCAGTTTTCCGAGTTTAACCGAAACTGTGCCCGGTTGCAATCTGCGACCGCTCTAAAGCGGTAGTTTTCGTGAAGGAACCGTGACAGGCCTATCCCATTCGTGACAAAAGAGTTAGTCGAGTTTTTGCGATCTGTTTGCCGGAACGACAGGGTCTTACAAATCGGCAATTTTTACCTTGGAAACACTCTCTCAAAATGAATTCGTACCGCGCGAACGATTTCCATAAACCATTGTCTTTACTTGTGTTACAGATTACAAAAAACTTTGTGAAAAAAAACACGATGTATCGTTGACACTGCCCAAACCCTCCGATAGATTAACCACCTTAACGAATCGTTGCCTGCTCGCTCTCCGCGCGTCTTCGGACGGAGTTTTCCCAGACTTTCGGGCTAACTCCTTTCCA
The DNA window shown above is from Planctomycetia bacterium and carries:
- a CDS encoding Rho termination factor N-terminal domain-containing protein — encoded protein: MTAETLNSYSAKDLAEMAKNRRVPGWHSMRKDQLIKALLKAVRLKANKSKAQTAVRSTATQSRTSTSRTSPSRTTPLRTAAASKPLQPAQAPAARTNGTSGIAANGSARNGSSTNGATHTTNVQNGVASRAPVAGRPIATSKPAASQPNAKTAASTTAHVTRPAIARPAPAPRRPAPAPQPPSEGA